Proteins found in one Neomonachus schauinslandi chromosome 1, ASM220157v2, whole genome shotgun sequence genomic segment:
- the LRRIQ4 gene encoding leucine-rich repeat and IQ domain-containing protein 4, whose protein sequence is MSNDIIKSIGCASRIHQKGDPQQASGRTFFIDASHQNLTTIPSEILELEDLEEAHLENNQLEAIPQGIEHLKNARILYLNKNKLTELCPELGKLSSLEGLDLSHNPLLPSSLPVLSGLRTLRELRLYHTGLAEIHIAICKLLHHLELLGLTGNNLKSLPREIVNQTKLREIYLKQNQFEVFPAELCVLYNLEIIDLDENKLTVIPEEIGSLTRLQKFFVASNSLPVLPESLGHCSKLSVLDLSHNRLHSIPHTLAELTGMTEIGLSGNHLEKVPRLLCKWPSMHLLYLRDTGLRGLRRSFRRLANLRFLDLSQNHLERCPSEIGALKNLEILALDDNKIWQLPSDFGSLSKLKMLGLTGNQFLSFPEEILSLESLEKLYIGQDQGAKFTSLPEHISKLQSLKELYIENNYLEYLPTSLGSMPNLEILDCRHNRLKQLPDSICQAQALKELLLEDNLITCLPENLDSLVNLKVLTLMDNPLDDPPKEVRTESIQAIWADFKKKRNMKIMATKIQAWWRGIMVRKGLGRFEELQKLLKKGKNSPKDKKGKKDITRNFKNHLEQDKNFNQ, encoded by the exons ATGTCAAATGACATCATAAAATCAATAGGATGTGCATCTAGAATTCATCAGAAAGGTGATCCACAACAGGCCTCTGGTAGAACATTTTTCATTGATGCTTCTCATCAGAACTTGACTACCATTCCCTCAGAGATCTTAGAATTAGAAGACTTAGAAGAAGCGCATCTGGAAAACAACCAGCTTGAAGCAATCCCCCAAGGGATTGAGCATTTAAAGAACGCCCGGATCCTCTACCTGAACAAGAACAAGCTGACCGAGCTGTGCCCGGAGCTGGGCAAGCTGAGCAGCTTGGAGGGCCTGGACCTGAGCCACAACCCGCTGCTGCCCTCGTCCCTTCCGGTCCTGAGCGGCCTGCGCACGCTGCGCGAGCTGCGCCTCTACCACACCGGCCTGGCCGAGATCCACATCGCCATCTGCAAACTCCTGCACCACCTCGAGCTGCTCGGGCTGACCGGCAACAACCTGAAGTCTCTGCCCAGGGAAATAGTGAATCAGACCAAACTGAGGGAGATCTACCTGAAGCAAAACCAATTTGAAGTCTTTCCTGCGGAGCTCTGTGTTCTCTACAACCTGGAGATCATTGACCTGGATGAGAACAAACTAACTGTCATCCCAGAAGAGATTGGGAGCCTGACGAGGCTGCAGAAGTTCTTTGTCGCTTCTAACAGCCTGCCCGTTCTCCCCGAGTCGCTGGGCCACTGCAGCAAACTGTCGGTGCTGGATTTGTCCCACAACCGCCTCCACTCGATCCCGCACACCCTAGCCGAGCTAACGGGGATGACGGAGATCGGGCTGAGCGGCAACCACCTGGAGAAGGTGCCGCGCCTCCTCTGCAAGTGGCCCTCCATGCACCTGCTCTACCTCCGCGACACCGGCCTGCGGGGGCTGCGGCGCTCCTTCCGGCGGTTGGCCAACTTGCGCTTCCTGGACCTCAGCCAGAACCATCTGGAGCGCTGTCCGTCGGAGATCGGTGCGCTGAAGAACCTGGAAATCCTGGCGCTGGATGATAATAAGATATGGCAG TTACCCTCAGACTTCGGTTCACTTTCAAAGCTGAAGATGCTTGGATTAACAGGAAATCAGTTCCTTTCATTTCCAGAAGAAATCCTTTCTTTAGAGTCTTTAGAGAAATTATACATTGGGCAAGATCAGGGAGCCAAGTTCACCTCTTTGCCAGAACACATTAGTAAACTACAG AGTCTTAAAGAGCTGTATATAGAGAACAACTATTTGGAGTACCTGCCCACCTCCTTGGGATCAATGCCTAACCTGGAAATTCTTGACTGCCGCCACAACCGGCTTAAGCAACTTCCAGATTCCATTTGCCAAGCACAAG CTTTGAAAGAATTACTGCTTGAAGACAACTTGATCACCTGTCTTCCAGAGAATTTAGATAGTCTGGTGAATCTAAAAGTTTTGACACTGATGGACAACCCCCTGGATGACCCCCCAAAAGAAGTGCGTACTGAAAGCATCCAGGCTATATGGGcggactttaagaaaaaaagaaacatgaagataATGGCAACAAAG ATTCAGGCATGGTGGCGTGGAATAATGGTCCGGAAAGGATTGGGGAGATTTGAAGAACTGCAAAAATTGCTAAAGAAGGGAAAGAATTCTCcaaaagataagaaaggaaaaaaggat ATAACCAGAAATTTCAAAAATCACTTAGAACAAGACAAAAACTTTAATCAATGA